ATTTTAAAGTATGTATTTTTATTATGGATTTATAGGGTTTAGTTTATATATGCGTATCCACTTCTTTTTTCTATATTTATAGAGGCTACATTATTATTTTTATCTGTTAAAACTATCTTACAATCACCTTTTAATAGTCTTGAATAAGGTCTTTTTTCTCCTTTATTGTTAGTAACACTCACCACTCTCATGGGCCTACCTAATTCGTCAAAATCAATGGTTTGCGTTTTGCCTTTTCCACAACTACCAATAAATTTAACTGATTTTATGCCATATTTTTTCTCGATATTTAAATCTGTATTAATTTTATTGCAATAGGATTGAGGAATGCCTCTCCAGCCCGCACTTAAGAATTTGTTTGATTTTTGTGTATCGATGGCAACCTCTTCTTTGGAATTTAAGTTGCCACTAAATTTATTACCACTACCTCTTTTATCATAAAAAATACTATATTTCCAAGATTTAACCCCAGGCTCATCTACAGAGCACTCTTGCAAATTAGTGTCATTAATAGCTATCCCCCATCTCATTTTAAACCAAAATTTTTCATTTTCTGAATGTACAAATTTATCATCTTGCATGGCAAGGTGCTGGGCGTACCTTATATGCGTTAGCATCTGTGTAGCTGCCTCTCTGGCTCCGTTTATTTCTAGCCTTGGTATGATCATTGCTGCAAGTATGCCAACGGCAATGATTACAAAGATAAGCTCTATAACAGTAAAACCCTTGTTTTTATGCATCTACCTGCCTCTTATGTCAAAATTTGCAATTACTTTTCCCATTTTTTCTATGCAAAATTTTGATTTTCCATTTAGATCGACGCTTAATAATAAATTTTTAGACTCATCTCTTACATCTATACCATAAAATTTAAGTCTTAATGCAAGCTTTTTATTGTCAGTGTATAAATCCTTGATTTCCGCTTCTTTTAATTTATCAGCAAGCTCTTTTACAATATCAAATTTATAGACAAAATGCTTTGTTGGATTATCCAAAAATAGGTAAAAAATTTGATTAAATACAATCATCGACCAGTTTATAGCCAGAAAAAGCATCACTAAAGTCGTACAAATTTTATAGCCTTTTCTAAATTTTGGCAATCTTACGCGATACGAATTAAAAAAAACTCTTACCATAAGTGGCGTTGCGATCACGCAAAACGGCAAAAACTGCTCAAGCTCTAGCCTTTGGCGCACTGAGACTATCATACAAAAGCAAAATGAGCAAATCGCAATAAACCATAAAAGATCCTTCTTTTCCTTAACCCAAATTCTATAAATAGTATAGACAAAAAAGATAAAAACAAACGGTGAAAAAACAGCGGCAAAGATACCAAAAGTATCGATAAAATGCCCACTTGGCCTACCATTTGTATCAAAGCCAAAAAAGTAAAGCGTGAGTAAAAATAAAATAGCACTTAGCCAAGCAAGCGGAGGCCTTCTTTTATAAAGTGAAAATATAAAAAATCCTGCGTAAAATATCAAAAAATCGCCATCTATAAAAAAAGAAAGGCAAAAAAATACTACAAATAAAATTTTATTTTTAACATGGAAAAAGTATATACATAGGAGCGCCAGCATAACGCAAAGCCCAGCATTATTGACGATAAGAGCTGAAGCTAACGTGCCAGGAAGTAAGATAAAAAACAATACCGCAATAAGTCTGTCAAACTCTAATTTAATGTAAAATTTGCTTATCTTATACATAAAACGACACTTATGACATGAAAAGCAATCATCACAGATCTTAGAGCAATATCTGTTTGACCAAAAATTTGAACGCTTAAGTTTAAAACATGACTAAGAAAATTTTGTTTGTTAAAAAAAATTTCAGCTTCACTATAACTTATGCTAAGAGAATTTGCCGTATAAAGTAAAAATATACAATCAATCAAACATATTAAAAATACGCTAAAGGCGACGTGATGTCCAACAAATTCTCTAAATTTATCTAGCAAAAATTTTCCTTAAATATGTATATCCCAAAAAAACTCGATCCAATCGTGAGCTTCTTTTACCTTAAATTCTGGTAAAAGCAGAGCTTTCTCTTTATAAAAGACGGTCGCTATTTTGATATCTAAATTTGGATAACGCTTAAGTAGCTCTCTTTTTATCTCGACCATGCTCTCTCCACTATCGATGATATCATCGACGAGCAAAATTTTAGTGTATTTGCTAAGATCTGGTACGTTAAAGATATTAATAGTATCAAGCTTATTTGTATCTTCGTAATGGATAGAATTTAGGGTAAATAAATTCCTATTATTAAGCGCAACAGCTAGCGAGTGGCCAAGCGTTAGACCGCCTCTTGCCACAGCTAGTATCACCTCTGGATCAAACTCGTCTTTTATCTGTTTTGCCATCTTTTTAGTATCAACGGCAAATTCATCGTAGCTATAAAATATCATCTTTCTTCCTTATCAATGCACTAAAAATACGATAAAACTAATGAGCGCTAGCACGACTACGCCTAAATTTATATCGCTAAATTCTCTCTTTATGAGCTTAACTATGACGTATGACATAAAGCCAAATGCAAGGCCGTTTGTGATCGAATAAGTAAGCGGGATGAGCACAACTATGAAAAATGTCGCAACAGCAATGGCTGGATCTTTAAAATTTATACTAGCAAGCTCAGCAAACATAAGCACGCCAACCATCACAAGGATCGGATAAATGGCATTGCCAGGAATCGCTTTAAAAAGTGGCAACATAAATAATGTAAGTATAAATAAAAGTCCGCAAAATACAGCCGTTAGACCAGTTCTACCGCCCTCTTCTACACCGCTAGCACTCTCTACAAACGATGTGGTCGTACTTACGCCTACAAGTGAGCCAGCTGCCGTAGCAATAGCGTCAGCTTCAAGAGTTTTTTCAAGTTTTACGACGCCATCTTTTTTGTTTTCATCAAAAATTCCAGCCCTCGTGCCTACACCAGCTAGTGTGCCTATCGAGTCAAAAAGATCGGTCACAAAAAATGTGATAACAACTGGCAGCAAGGCTAGACTAAGCGCGCCTTTTATGTCAAGCTCTAAAAA
This genomic interval from Campylobacter concisus contains the following:
- a CDS encoding carbamoyl-phosphate synthase large subunit, encoding MHKNKGFTVIELIFVIIAVGILAAMIIPRLEINGAREAATQMLTHIRYAQHLAMQDDKFVHSENEKFWFKMRWGIAINDTNLQECSVDEPGVKSWKYSIFYDKRGSGNKFSGNLNSKEEVAIDTQKSNKFLSAGWRGIPQSYCNKINTDLNIEKKYGIKSVKFIGSCGKGKTQTIDFDELGRPMRVVSVTNNKGEKRPYSRLLKGDCKIVLTDKNNNVASINIEKRSGYAYIN
- a CDS encoding nicotinate phosphoribosyltransferase, whose product is MIFYSYDEFAVDTKKMAKQIKDEFDPEVILAVARGGLTLGHSLAVALNNRNLFTLNSIHYEDTNKLDTINIFNVPDLSKYTKILLVDDIIDSGESMVEIKRELLKRYPNLDIKIATVFYKEKALLLPEFKVKEAHDWIEFFWDIHI